One segment of Salvia splendens isolate huo1 chromosome 20, SspV2, whole genome shotgun sequence DNA contains the following:
- the LOC121782777 gene encoding L-type lectin-domain containing receptor kinase S.6-like produces MPPSPPNLLRALSLFLLLTPSISTAHNVTFFEDAFWSNPDLDSFSLTKPKDCTAPPPPSPPFGVGRAFFSKQVRFLDRSTNATASFSCRFSFTASTSLNSCPSGDAVAFIIASSTADFIPQDSYLAVEFDTNTSRVAIAVDNTAPASSAAAEINLNDGREVTSWIEYRHSDTTIRVWISHSNRIRPRQPILASKIDLSTLFKESMSVGFTAANVRGSSAYTVERWRFKTFLGIVPPTMAMDGLKTGDCSVCSQFDTTIEFGSFQHRRMRKEILILVVVLTTFAALTVLFGAAVVACVCAVRRHGCKRAQKQRQAYHFHDGRTVPMMLSLSEIRSATNGFSHDRIIGEGGSSVVYVGKIPHCGTVAIKRFNHENHYDEPSFSRVPFNTEFATMAGCLRHKNLVQMQGWCCEMNELVLVYEYMANGSLDKILHGRAPCSRLLTWEKRHNIVLGVASALIYLHEECDSQIIHRDVKTCNILLDVELNAKLGDFGLAEVFRQSLRGMEGGRDGTMGYLAPEYAFSGIPTVKTDVYSFGVVVLEVASGRRPVDKMGCLLSEHVWGMWERGGLVEAADPKLVGRFSRGEMERMLVVGLACVHPNGEMRPRMREAARMLRGEAPLPALPTKRPVVMIQSVVAQTAEEMVLSCDDTDTQWSTPRTHFSKNQFHPDFNA; encoded by the exons ATGCCGCCGTCTCCTCCCAATCTCCTCCGCGCCCTctccctcttcctcctcctcaccCCATCCATCTCCACCGCCCACAACGTCACCTTCTTCGAAGACGCATTCTGGAGCAACCCCGACCTTGACTCATTCTCCCTCACTAAACCCAAGGACTGCACCGCCCCCCCTCCGCCCTCCCCCCCCTTCGGCGTCGGCAGAGCATTCTTCTCCAAGCAAGTCCGCTTCCTCGACCGTTCCACCAACGCCACCGCCTCCTTCTCCTGCCGCTTCTCCTTCACAGCCTCCACCTCCCTCAACTCCTGCCCCTCCGGCGACGCCGTCGCCTTCATCAtcgcctcctccaccgccgaCTTCATCCCCCAAGACTCCTACCTCGCCGTCGAATTCGACACCAACACCAGCCGCGTCGCCATCGCCGTCGACAACACCGCCcccgcctcctccgccgccgccgaaaTCAACCTCAACGACGGCAGAGAGGTCACCTCATGGATCGAATACCGCCACTCCGACACCACGATCCGCGTCTGGATCAGCCACTCCAACCGAATTAGGCCCCGCCAGCCAATCCTCGCCTCCAAGATCGACCTCTCCACCCTCTTCAAAGAGTCCATGAGCGTCGGGTTCACCGCTGCAAACGTCAGGGGCTCCTCCGCCTACACCGTGGAGCGGTGGCGATTCAAGACCTTTCTTGGAATCGTCCCTCCCACAATGGCGATGGATGGCCTCAAAACAGGGGATTGCTCTGTTTGCTCCCAATTCGACACCACCATTGAATTCGGGTCATTTCAGCATCGTCGAATGCGGAAGGAGATTCTAATCTTGGTTGTCGTTCTCACGACCTTCGCAGCGCTCACTGTCTTGTTTGGAGCAGCCGTGGTCGCCTGCGTCTGCGCTGTCAGGCGCCACGGATGCAAGCGGGCGCAGAAACAGAGGCAGGCGTATCATTTCCACGATGGGAGGACCGTGCCGATGATGCTATCTCTGAGTGAAATTAGATCAGCCACCAATGGATTCAGTCATGACAGGATCATAGGGGAAG GGGGCTCATCCGTGGTGTATGTAGGCAAGATCCCACATTGTGGGACCGTGGCGATCAAGCGTTTCAACCACGAGAATCACTACGATGAACCATCGTTCTCCCGTGTCCCTTTCAACACCGAGTTTGCTACAATGGCGGGGTGCTTGAGGCACAAGAATCTTGTGCAGATGCAGGGGTGGTGCTGTGAGATGAATGAGCTTGTCCTTGTGTATGAATACATGGCTAATGGCAGCCTTGACAAGATCCTCCACGGGCGAGCGCCTTGCTCGAGACTCCTCACATGGGAGAAGAGGCACAACATCGTACTTGGCGTCGCGTCTGCTTTGATTTACCTTCATGAGGAGTGTGACAGCCAGATCATCCACAGAGATGTCAAGACTTGCAACATATTGCTGGATGTAGAGTTGAATGCCAAACTTGGTGATTTCGGGCTGGCTGAGGTTTTTAGGCAGAGTTTGAGGGGTATGGAAGGGGGGAGGGATGGGACAATGGGTTACCTAGCGCCGGAATATGCCTTCTCGGGCATCCCTACAGTGAAGACGGACGTGTACAGCTTCGGGGTGGTGGTGCTGGAGGTGGCCTCAGGGAGGCGCCCGGTCGATAAAATGGGGTGCCTCCTGAGTGAGCATGTGTGGGGGATGTGGGAGAGAGGGGGGTTGGTCGAGGCGGCTGATCCAAAGCTCGTGGGGAGGTTTAGCCGTGGGGAGATGGAGAGGATGCTTGTGGTGGGGCTGGCTTGCGTGCACCCTAACGGGGAGATGAGGCCGAGGATGAGGGAGGCTGCGCGGATGCTGAGAGGGGAGGCTCCGCTCCCGGCCTTGCCTACCAAGAGGCCTGTGGTGATGATCCAGTCAGTTGTGGCTCAGACAGCTGAGGAAATGGTGTTGAGTTGTGATGATACAGACACACAATGGTCTACTCCTAGAACACATTTTAGCAAGAACCAATTCCACCCTGATTTTAATGCTTGA